One genomic window of Ictalurus punctatus breed USDA103 chromosome 23, Coco_2.0, whole genome shotgun sequence includes the following:
- the erp44 gene encoding endoplasmic reticulum resident protein 44 isoform X1: MKLTSFTPASELRYFTILLITGLYTPGRGEITSLDAGNIDDILNNAGVALVNFYADWCRFSQMLHPIFEEASNVVREEYPEHSQVVFARVDCDQHTDIAQRYRISKYPTLKLFRNGMMMKREYRGQRSVSAIADFIRQQKVDPITEIHNLEEVNKVDRTKRTIVGYFEQKDSVNYHTYERVANILRDDCVFLAAFDEVSKPERFSGDNVIYKPIGETVPDMVFLGSLTNFDLTYAWVQDKCVPLVREITFENGEELTEEGIPFLILFHQKEDTESLEKFQQEVARQLITEKGSINFLHADCDKFRHPLLHIQKTPADCPVIAIDSFRHMYVFPEFNDLSVPGKLRQFVLDLHSGKLHREFHHGPDPTDSTPGQQEENKEVASNPPESSFQKLAPSENRYTILRDRDEL; the protein is encoded by the exons ACCAGTCTGGATGCAGGGAACATCGACGACATCCTTA ACAATGCTGGAGTGGCTTTAGTCAACTTTTATGCAGACTG gtgtcggttcagtcaaatgctgcaccCTATCTTCGAAGAAGCCTCTAATGTGGTGAGAGAAGAATATCCAGAACATTCACAGGTGGTGTTTGCCCGTGTGGACTGTGACCAACATA CCGATATAGCGCAACGCTACAGGATCAGCAAGTACCCGACCCTGAAGCTCTTCAGAAAtgggatgatgatgaagagggaGTATcgaggtcaaaggtcagtgtCGGCCATCGCCGACTTCATCCGGCAACAGAAAGTGGACCCGATCACGGAAATCCACAACCTGGAGGAAGTCAACAAAGTAGAT AGGACTAAGCGAACCATCGTCGGCTACTTTGAGCAGAAGGACTCCGTGAACTACCACACATATGAAAGGGTGGCCAATATCTTGAGAGATGACTGCGTTTTCCTGGCAGCGTTTGA TGAGGTGTCTAAGCCTGAGCGGTTCAGTGGCGATAACGTTATCTATAAGCCAATCGGAGAGACTGTTCCTGACATGGTGTTTCTCGGCTCACTCACGAACTTTGACCTGACCTACGCGTGGGTGCAGGACAAGTGTGTGCCGCTGGTCCGAGAGATCACTTTCGAGAACGGAGAG gagctgACAGAAGAAGGAATTCCATTCCTGATCCTCTTCCATCAGAAGGAGGACACAGAAAGTCTAGAGAAGTTCCAGCAGGAGGTGGCACGCCAGCTTATCACTGAGAAGG gctCTATAAATTTCTTGCATGCTGACTGCGATAAGTTTCGGCACCCTCTGCTACACATACAGAAGACTCCTGCCGACTGCCCCGTCATTGCTATAGACAGTTTCCGCCACATGTACGTCTTCCCAGAATTCAACGACCTCTC AGTTCCAGGAAAACTGAGGCAGTTTGTGTTAGACCTCCACTCAGGAAAGCTGCATCGAGAGTTCCACCATGGGCCCGACCCCACAGACAGCACTCCAGGACAG cAGGAGGAGAACAAAGAGGTGGCCAGCAATCCTCCAGAGAGCTCATTCCAGAAGCTAGCACCCAGCGAGAACCGTTACACCATCCTCAGGGATCGGGACGAACTGTGA
- the erp44 gene encoding endoplasmic reticulum resident protein 44 isoform X2, which yields MKLTSFTPASELRYFTILLITGLYTPGRGEITSLDAGNIDDILNNAGVALVNFYADWCRFSQMLHPIFEEASNVVREEYPEHSQVVFARVDCDQHTDIAQRYRISKYPTLKLFRNGMMMKREYRGQRSVSAIADFIRQQKVDPITEIHNLEEVNKVDRTKRTIVGYFEQKDSVNYHTYERVANILRDDCVFLAAFDEVSKPERFSGDNVIYKPIGETVPDMVFLGSLTNFDLTYAWVQDKCVPLVREITFENGEELTEEGIPFLILFHQKEDTESLEKFQQEVARQLITEKGSINFLHADCDKFRHPLLHIQKTPADCPVIAIDSFRHMYVFPEFNDLSVPGKLRQFVLDLHSGKLHREFHHGPDPTDSTPGQEENKEVASNPPESSFQKLAPSENRYTILRDRDEL from the exons ACCAGTCTGGATGCAGGGAACATCGACGACATCCTTA ACAATGCTGGAGTGGCTTTAGTCAACTTTTATGCAGACTG gtgtcggttcagtcaaatgctgcaccCTATCTTCGAAGAAGCCTCTAATGTGGTGAGAGAAGAATATCCAGAACATTCACAGGTGGTGTTTGCCCGTGTGGACTGTGACCAACATA CCGATATAGCGCAACGCTACAGGATCAGCAAGTACCCGACCCTGAAGCTCTTCAGAAAtgggatgatgatgaagagggaGTATcgaggtcaaaggtcagtgtCGGCCATCGCCGACTTCATCCGGCAACAGAAAGTGGACCCGATCACGGAAATCCACAACCTGGAGGAAGTCAACAAAGTAGAT AGGACTAAGCGAACCATCGTCGGCTACTTTGAGCAGAAGGACTCCGTGAACTACCACACATATGAAAGGGTGGCCAATATCTTGAGAGATGACTGCGTTTTCCTGGCAGCGTTTGA TGAGGTGTCTAAGCCTGAGCGGTTCAGTGGCGATAACGTTATCTATAAGCCAATCGGAGAGACTGTTCCTGACATGGTGTTTCTCGGCTCACTCACGAACTTTGACCTGACCTACGCGTGGGTGCAGGACAAGTGTGTGCCGCTGGTCCGAGAGATCACTTTCGAGAACGGAGAG gagctgACAGAAGAAGGAATTCCATTCCTGATCCTCTTCCATCAGAAGGAGGACACAGAAAGTCTAGAGAAGTTCCAGCAGGAGGTGGCACGCCAGCTTATCACTGAGAAGG gctCTATAAATTTCTTGCATGCTGACTGCGATAAGTTTCGGCACCCTCTGCTACACATACAGAAGACTCCTGCCGACTGCCCCGTCATTGCTATAGACAGTTTCCGCCACATGTACGTCTTCCCAGAATTCAACGACCTCTC AGTTCCAGGAAAACTGAGGCAGTTTGTGTTAGACCTCCACTCAGGAAAGCTGCATCGAGAGTTCCACCATGGGCCCGACCCCACAGACAGCACTCCAGGACAG GAGGAGAACAAAGAGGTGGCCAGCAATCCTCCAGAGAGCTCATTCCAGAAGCTAGCACCCAGCGAGAACCGTTACACCATCCTCAGGGATCGGGACGAACTGTGA